In Rhizobium sp. 11515TR, the DNA window AGGCACGCGCGCATGCAGGAACTCGTCGAGCTCCGACAGGCGTTTGCGGATGGAACGCACCTCTTCGAGCTGTGCCTCATGATCGCGGCTGAGAAGATCGCCGATCGAGAGCGTGACGAGCGCGCCGTTGATCGGCTGCGAGCGGCGGTACTTGCGCAACAGTCCGAGAAAGCCTTCCCATCCGGCCTTGGACGCACCATTCAAATCGTCCTGCGTGGTATAGCGGCCAGCGGTGTCGATCAGGATCGCCTCGTCGGCAAACCACCAATTGCAGTTGCGGGTGCCGCCGGCGCCCTGCACGGAATTGCTGCCCATGGCATCGCCAAGTGGGAACTTCAGCCCCGAATTGGTCAGCGCCGTCGTCTTTCCCGATCCCGGCGCGCCGAAAATGACATACCAGGGCAGCTCGTAGATATAGCCGAAACGCTTCTTGCTGATACGGCGCAGAAGCAGCAGGGCTTCCTTCAGGCGACTGTGGATTTCGCCGACTTCCGCCTGCTGGCTGGCAGCATCGTCGGCAATACCTTCTACGAGCGCCTTGTCCCTTTTGCGCGCGCGTAGGGTCGTGACCAGCATATAGATCAGCCAACCCGCTATGATAACGCCGATCGCGATCATGCGGGTGGTTGTGCTCGACAGCGGCTTGAAACTGCCATAGCCGGCCATGGAACCATAGAACCAGATGACGACGCAGATCGCCACGACCCAGATCAGCGAGATGAAGCGCTGGCCGAGAAGACCGGCATAGGCCGAGACATAGGAGCGAAGCGTATAAAATGCGCCAAGCGGATTCATCGGGCTCCTCCCGTCCTCGCAGATGTCGCCGGTGCATTCGCACTTGGCGTTTGCGGCGTTGCCTGCGGATTAAGAGCGGCATCGCCGAGGCGCTGTGTCGGATCGGTCAGCACCAGGATCTCCGTTCGGCGGTTAGCCTCACGTCCCTCCGGCGTATCGTTGCCCGCCAGCGGATCGCTGTCGGCGCGTCCCTCCGTGAGGATGGCATCCTTGCCTGTATAGGCGGCAAGGATATCGCCGACGGCGCGGGCGCGTGCCTCCGAAAGATGCCAGTTCGACGGGAACTGAGCAGTTCGGATCGGCACATTGTCGGTATAGCCGACGACGACGGCCCGGAATTTTTCCGATGCCAACGCCCCGCCGATGCGCTGCAGGAGATCGCGGAATTTAGTGCTGACTTCGGCGCTGCCCGTGTCGAACAAGCCGGAATTGTTGATGCGCACCAGCAGCCTGCCATTGGAATTCGACAGCGTGACCAGTTTGCGGTCGACTTCCGGCTGCAGGAAAGCGAGCAGATTGTCGAGCGGCGTCGGTTGCGGCTTGACCGGCGGCGGTGTCTCCGGCTGCTTCCTCACAGGCGGCGGCGTTTGTGCGACTTCTTTCGGCTTGGGCGCGTCGATCAGAACGCTCGGCATATCGCGCGGCGGCAGATTGGCCAGGCGCTCGAATGTTGCGTCGGAGGCGTTGTTGAGCGACAGCGTGAAGAACATGTAGCCGAGCGCAAACAGAAGCGCGAGGACGGAAAGGATCGTCCAAAGCGCAACAGCCGTGCGCAACGGCTTGTGGCGCGCCGAAACGCCGCGCCAATGCGGCGATAGCTCGCGTTCGAAAACCCCATATTGGCCCAACAAGGTCTTATAGAGGCTGTCACGGATGCGCCCGAGTTCCAGCGATCCGCGCGGCGAAACGCGCGTGCGGCCTTCGAAGGCGAGCGACAGGCAGAGATAGATGAGAAGCAGCAGGTCCTTGTTGGTGCCCGGGCTCTGCTGGAAATGATCGAGTAGATCAAAAACCCGATCGCCGCCGGTTACGTCCATGTGGAAGGTCGAGACCAGGCCGGATCGCGCCCAGCCGGCGCGCACGCCCCAAGGCTTGCTTAAAACGACATCGTCGATCGTCGCACAGATGACATAGTGCGCCGCGCGTGCCCGTTCCGGGCTGATGCGCGCGCTTGCAAGATCGCGCTCGTAACGTCCGACCGCGTCGATCGTCACGCGCCTGAGTTCGGCAATGTCGGGCTGTTCTTCGGTGTTGCGCAGGCTGTGGGCGAGATTGAGCAATGGTGCGGCGGAACGCACGATGGTTGGAACATCATCACCGCCGAAGCGAAAGCCGCGGATCAACGCATCGACGGACCAGCCGCCGGCTGCATTGCCCGATTTGTCGTTTGGCTGCTTATCCAGCTCTTCATCGAGAATATCGGCCATCTTGCGGGCGGCTTCGTTCTTGCGCGCGCCGTCCTCGGTCAGCTCGATGATTGTCGGCAGCTCGTGCCAGGGTGTTGAGCGCGTTGTGTTCATTCTCTGAGAGCCCACAGTTCCATCTCAAGGCCAGGGAAGTCGCCCGCAAGATGCAGCGCGATCGCACCGGAGGTATCAAGCTGTTTCCAAAGCGGATTCTTCGTATCGAGTTCAAAGTAGATCGTGCCTGACCGATATGGCAGCTGCCGTGGCAATACAGGAAGCGGCCGAACGGGAATGCCGGGCAGCGCGACATTGACGAGTTCGGCAATCCGCTCCACAGGCCCAATCTTGATCTGCGCGGGCAGCTTGCGTCGCACGTCCTCGGCCGACATCTCGGCGCGAACGGCAAGCACAAAGCCCGCATCCCTGAGCAGCGAGCGGTCGTTGATGGTACCGACGCGCACGTCGTGACGCCGTTCGATGAGTTCGATCGCAACGGCGGCCTGCTCGAGCACTGCGGAAAGCGAGGCACGCAGATCGTTGAAGACAGCGGCAAATGTCGCCTTCAGATCGTCATGGCGATAGGGCGGGAAATCGGTCGCCCGCTTGCGATCAGTTGTGAACGTGGCGAGTTCGCCTGCTAGCTGGATGCACTCCTCGTAGAAGATGATCGGATGCATCCGCGAAGCATTCGCCGCGATATGCCGCAGCATCGGATCGGTACGATTGAGAATATGCAGCAGAAAATAATCGCCGACCTCGGCAGTCCCACGCACCGTCGGGTCACCGATGCGCTCGGCGATCGCTTCGGCCCGATGCCGTACGATTCCGAGCAGTTCGGTAATGAGCTCATTCAAACGTGCTTCGGCCGCGCAATTCAGCGATGGGGCGATGTAATCCGAATCGAGAATGACCGAACGGTCCGAGCGAACCTCGATGATGCGTGCAAGGCCAATCAGGTCGTATCCAGCGAGTTCGTCGCCGGTTTTCAGGTAGCGCAGATTCAGACGGCCGACATCGATCGGCGCCATGAAGTCTGTCTCCAAATTCGCATCCGGCGCCTCATATTGCGAGGCGGTGATGCGCACGCTATTGCGCGTGGCGCTGCCATTCATGGCGACGTCGGCTCTTCCAGGCTGACGCGACGGCAGAGCAAGATAAACAACGGCGTTCTTTGTGGAATCGTCGAGCTCCAGCGGCGCAGGCAGATCCGCATCAACAGGCGCCTCGAATGGCGTGCCGTCGGGCAGGATGCCGCGCAGGTTCGACAAAGCAAACTGGCCGATCGCGAGCGCGCTGCGATCAATGCCGATTTCTGCAATACCCCAGGGGTAGGGCGCGAGCCCCCGCGCGGTCGTGCGAACCAGTCGTTCCGTCCAGCGGTCGGCCTGCTGAAAATGCTGCACGCGAAGGAACATGCCCTCGCTCCAAGCCACGCGATTTTCGTTCTTCATCGGGTGTTGCCCGTCCTCTCTGCCAAACTGGTGGTATCGTCTTCGTCGCGATCATTGACGGAGGCACTGAACGCCTCGGCCAGCAGATCGCGGACCGAAATGTTCTTGCCGCCCTTTTCGAACTGGGCCCGATAAGCCTTCCAATAATCGCCATTGCCACGCCAAAGAGCCTTGCGCTGGGAGGCATCGACGCGCGCCTCGATCATGCGCGGCTCGAACATGCGGTTGGCCTCGCGAAGAAGGTTTTCAAGACCTGAATTGAGAGCGGCTTGCCTGGAAATGAGCGATCGAAGCCGTTCGGCAAGCCGCTCCGTGCGTTCGCGGCTGAACAGTGAAGCGGACGCATCGACCCGGCTGTCCTCAATTCCGAAGATGGAGGTTTCGTCGTCGAGCGTTTGCTCCAAGGTCGAGATGAGCGCTTCAAGCTGGCGCAACGGGTCGAATTGCAGTGCGAAAGTCGTATCCTCCGCGCCTTGATCCGTCCCGTCGGCAATTCGCGCATCATTGGCCGGGACGATCGTCTTGGCAGTCTCAACCGTCTCGGAACCGGAACTGCGGGCAACAGCGACGGAGATATGGGTTGCCGCGCCATGTTCCAGTTGGCTGCCCAGATCGAAGTCCGAATTCCAATCATCCGGAAGTATCGGCTTGATGCCGTTGACATCGGGCGGGCCGCTCCATCCGATATCGACGTTCCTGCTTGGCGACTTGCCCTTTTTTGACGATTGCGGAAGTGCGGTTATCCAATCGTCACCGGGCCGCTGGCCGAGCACGCCAGTCGCCGAGCCGCCGCCAGGCGCGATGTCAGCAAGGATCGACGAGATCGTCATGGTTTCATCGCTGAGACGCAGGTCGTCTGCCGGATCCTCGATATCGCGGTCGGCTTCCCCGGTGATGACGACATTGAAGGCGATATTGCCGAATGCGATCCTGGATTTATCGGCCAGCCGTGCCGTCTCGCCTTCCAGAATGGTAACGCCATCCACGCGGGTCCCGTTGGCGCTCCGGTCGCGCAGGAGGAAGCCGGCACGATCACGTTCGATCACGCAGTGAACCTTCGAGATCGACCGCTGCTGATCGGTAATCTGCCAATCGCAATCCGGCGACCGCCCGAGCGTGCGCTTGCCACGCTCGAAGAACCATCCTTTGCTGGAACCTTCTCCAGATGTTTGCCGTAGTTCAAGCCGCATGGAGGTCTCTTCGGTCGGATTGTCCTTGCGCCTTACGTGGCTCCGCGACGATAGCATCGCCGCTATCGCGGTCTGCCGCGGCAACGCGTGCCCAGCTGTTCCATCCAAGTCTCGGCGGATCACTGCTTTCCCCGAGCCGGCAAAAGGGGATATGTTCCTTCTTCAGAACCACCTGGATGTCGAACTCGAGCGAGGGATCGACATAAAGCCGCGTCAGGGCAAACAGCGCATCGATATTGGCGCTGCCCGGGGAAAGAGACCGGTAATCCTCATAGTCGACTGGCCCGACAACGACGCGGAAGCTGCCGCCGAAATCATGGATTGCAGCACCCGCCATTGAGTTGATGCCCAGCTGTACGCCCTGCGGCTGCCCCATGCGGCTGCGCTCGCTTTCAGGAATGGTAAGCCATCTGCCCTTGAACAGTTCGATCGCGACCGGCAGCCCACTGAACTCCTGCAGCATGGCCTGCAGGTTGACCGCATTGCGGGTCCGCGCGGCGAAGAAACCGGA includes these proteins:
- the tssL gene encoding type VI secretion system protein TssL, long form, giving the protein MNTTRSTPWHELPTIIELTEDGARKNEAARKMADILDEELDKQPNDKSGNAAGGWSVDALIRGFRFGGDDVPTIVRSAAPLLNLAHSLRNTEEQPDIAELRRVTIDAVGRYERDLASARISPERARAAHYVICATIDDVVLSKPWGVRAGWARSGLVSTFHMDVTGGDRVFDLLDHFQQSPGTNKDLLLLIYLCLSLAFEGRTRVSPRGSLELGRIRDSLYKTLLGQYGVFERELSPHWRGVSARHKPLRTAVALWTILSVLALLFALGYMFFTLSLNNASDATFERLANLPPRDMPSVLIDAPKPKEVAQTPPPVRKQPETPPPVKPQPTPLDNLLAFLQPEVDRKLVTLSNSNGRLLVRINNSGLFDTGSAEVSTKFRDLLQRIGGALASEKFRAVVVGYTDNVPIRTAQFPSNWHLSEARARAVGDILAAYTGKDAILTEGRADSDPLAGNDTPEGREANRRTEILVLTDPTQRLGDAALNPQATPQTPSANAPATSARTGGAR
- the tssK gene encoding type VI secretion system baseplate subunit TssK; this encodes MKNENRVAWSEGMFLRVQHFQQADRWTERLVRTTARGLAPYPWGIAEIGIDRSALAIGQFALSNLRGILPDGTPFEAPVDADLPAPLELDDSTKNAVVYLALPSRQPGRADVAMNGSATRNSVRITASQYEAPDANLETDFMAPIDVGRLNLRYLKTGDELAGYDLIGLARIIEVRSDRSVILDSDYIAPSLNCAAEARLNELITELLGIVRHRAEAIAERIGDPTVRGTAEVGDYFLLHILNRTDPMLRHIAANASRMHPIIFYEECIQLAGELATFTTDRKRATDFPPYRHDDLKATFAAVFNDLRASLSAVLEQAAVAIELIERRHDVRVGTINDRSLLRDAGFVLAVRAEMSAEDVRRKLPAQIKIGPVERIAELVNVALPGIPVRPLPVLPRQLPYRSGTIYFELDTKNPLWKQLDTSGAIALHLAGDFPGLEMELWALRE
- a CDS encoding type VI secretion system-associated FHA domain protein, giving the protein MRLELRQTSGEGSSKGWFFERGKRTLGRSPDCDWQITDQQRSISKVHCVIERDRAGFLLRDRSANGTRVDGVTILEGETARLADKSRIAFGNIAFNVVITGEADRDIEDPADDLRLSDETMTISSILADIAPGGGSATGVLGQRPGDDWITALPQSSKKGKSPSRNVDIGWSGPPDVNGIKPILPDDWNSDFDLGSQLEHGAATHISVAVARSSGSETVETAKTIVPANDARIADGTDQGAEDTTFALQFDPLRQLEALISTLEQTLDDETSIFGIEDSRVDASASLFSRERTERLAERLRSLISRQAALNSGLENLLREANRMFEPRMIEARVDASQRKALWRGNGDYWKAYRAQFEKGGKNISVRDLLAEAFSASVNDRDEDDTTSLAERTGNTR
- the tssG gene encoding type VI secretion system baseplate subunit TssG, translating into MDQFRPSDSEMLAALLERDPGRFEPSTAFRVAQHAAGDHLTVSSPVGVSPAPLAVSDFKRKGATGSVKASMAGLLGPLGAMPPSYNELVIREQRNRAHGLSSFFDLFTSRLAELFVDASEKYRLARRLRWSPDRNGNAFIKTLFSLAGFGTARLKEKVRPDDELILRFSGFFAARTRNAVNLQAMLQEFSGLPVAIELFKGRWLTIPESERSRMGQPQGVQLGINSMAGAAIHDFGGSFRVVVGPVDYEDYRSLSPGSANIDALFALTRLYVDPSLEFDIQVVLKKEHIPFCRLGESSDPPRLGWNSWARVAAADRDSGDAIVAEPRKAQGQSDRRDLHAA